Proteins found in one Paralichthys olivaceus isolate ysfri-2021 chromosome 19, ASM2471397v2, whole genome shotgun sequence genomic segment:
- the LOC138405654 gene encoding flagellar attachment zone protein 1-like has product MNKNCSRNKSKAQLTAENTALYSENTALKEQAAENAVMAAEHTALQKKAAKFEERAAVYSILRRKVDDNNAALTEENTALRKEAAQNTALAAEFTALAEEITALAEEITALAAENTALKEQAAENATLKEQAAEITALVAENTALATENSALAVENTALKEQAAESAALAAENTALVAENTALDKENTALAAENTALKEQAAKFEERAAVYSIVNDNNAALTEENTALRKEAAQNTSLASEITALAEENTALKKQAAENARLKEQAAKNAALPAEITTLVAENTALASEISALAEENTALKEQAAENLTKEATQKAAPLQQEKLHRESRLQKMLLWLQKKLHRDSRLQKMLLWLQKKLQ; this is encoded by the exons ATGAATAAGAATTGCTCTAGaaacaaa tcaAAGGCTCAGctgactgcagaaaacactgctctgtattcagaaaacactgcactgaaagagcaggctgcagaaaatgctgttaTGGCTGCAGAACACACTGCTCTGCAAAAGAAGGCTGCAAAGTTTgaagagagagctgcagtgtaCAGTATTCTGAGAAGGAAGGTGGATGATAATAATGCAGCTctgactgaagaaaacacagctctgaggaaggaggcagcacaaaacactgctctggctgcagaattCACTGCTCTGGCTGAAGaaatcactgctctggctgaagaaatcactgctctggctgcagaaaacactgcactgaaagagcaggctgcagaaaatgctacactgaaagagcaggctgcagaaatcactgctctggttgcagaaaacactgctttgGCTACAGAAAACTCTGCTCTGGCTGTAGAAAAtactgcactgaaagagcaggctgcagaaagtgCTGCtttagctgcagaaaacactgctctggttgcagaaaacactgctctggataaagaaaacactgctctggctgcagaaaacactgcactgaaagagcaggctgcaaAGTTTgaagagagagctgcagtgtaCAGTATTGTGAATGATAATAATGCAGCTctgactgaagaaaacacagctctgaggaaggaggcagcacaaaacacttctctggcttcagaaatcactgctctggcagaagaaaacactgcactgaaaaagcaggctgcagaaaatgctagactgaaagagcaggctgcaaAAAATGCAGCTCTACCTGCAGAAATCACTActctggttgcagaaaacactgctttgGCTTCAGAAATCAGTGCTCTGGcagaagaaaacactgcactgaaagagcaggctgcagaaaatctgACGAAGGAGGCAACACAAAAGGCTGCACCGTTACAGCAGGAAAAACTACATAGAgaaagcaggctgcagaaaatgctgctctggctgcagaaaaaactGCATAGAGatagcaggctgcagaaaatgctgctatggctgcagaaaaaactgcagtaa